One region of Streptococcus parasanguinis genomic DNA includes:
- the ylqF gene encoding ribosome biogenesis GTPase YlqF: protein MATIQWFPGHMSKARRQVQENLKFVDFVTVLVDARLPLSSQNPMLTKIVGDKPKLMILNKVDLADPVATKEWQDYFESQGIKTLAINSKEQSTVKKVTDAAKSLMADKIARQKERGIQIETLRTMIIGIPNAGKSTLMNRLAGKKIAVVGNKPGVTKGQQWLKTNKDLEILDTPGILWPKFEDEEVALKLALTGAIKDQLLPMDEVTIFGLNYFKKHYPAVLQERFKQMDLEQEAPEIIMEMTQKLGFREDYDRFYQLFVKDVRDGKLGRYTLDRVGEIDGNH from the coding sequence ATGGCAACTATACAATGGTTTCCTGGACACATGTCCAAAGCTAGAAGACAAGTACAAGAAAATTTAAAATTTGTGGATTTTGTGACGGTTCTGGTAGATGCTCGTTTGCCCCTATCAAGCCAAAATCCCATGTTAACGAAAATTGTTGGTGATAAGCCCAAATTAATGATTTTGAACAAGGTAGACTTGGCAGATCCTGTGGCAACAAAAGAATGGCAGGATTATTTTGAGTCACAAGGGATCAAAACCTTGGCTATCAACTCCAAAGAGCAATCTACGGTAAAAAAAGTAACAGATGCTGCTAAGAGCTTGATGGCCGATAAAATTGCCCGTCAAAAGGAACGGGGGATTCAGATTGAAACCCTTCGGACCATGATCATCGGGATTCCTAATGCTGGGAAATCAACTTTGATGAACCGCTTAGCAGGGAAAAAGATTGCTGTTGTCGGAAATAAACCGGGGGTAACCAAGGGGCAACAATGGTTGAAAACCAATAAGGATCTCGAAATTTTGGATACCCCAGGGATTCTCTGGCCTAAGTTTGAAGATGAAGAAGTGGCCTTAAAACTTGCTTTAACAGGCGCCATCAAAGACCAGTTGCTTCCAATGGATGAAGTGACCATCTTTGGTCTTAACTATTTCAAAAAGCACTATCCAGCTGTTTTGCAGGAACGTTTTAAACAAATGGATCTGGAACAAGAAGCTCCTGAAATCATTATGGAAATGACCCAGAAATTAGGATTTCGTGAGGATTACGACCGTTTTTACCAACTCTTTGTTAAAGATGTTCGCGATGGGAAATTGGGACGGTATACGCTGGATCGCGTAGGGGAAATTGATGGCAACCATTAA
- a CDS encoding aspartate-semialdehyde dehydrogenase: protein MGYTVAVVGATGAVGAQMIKMLEESTLPIDKIRYLASARSAGNVLQFKGQDVTIEETTEDAFEGVDIALFSAGGSTSAKYAPYAVKAGAVVVDNTSYFRQNPDVPLVVPEVNAHALDAHNGIISCPNCSTIQMMVALEPVRQKWGLDRIIVSTYQAVSGAGMGAILETQRELKEVLNDGVNPRDVKAEILPSGGDKKHYPIAFNALPQIDVFTDNDYTYEEMKMTNETKKIMEDDSIAVSATCVRIPVLSAHSESVYIETKEVAPIDEVKAAIAEFPGAVLEDDVAHQIYPQAVNAVGSRDTFVGRIRRDLDAEKGIHMWVVSDNLLKGAAWNSVQIAETLHERGLVRPTAELKFELK, encoded by the coding sequence ATGGGATACACAGTTGCTGTTGTCGGTGCTACAGGTGCCGTTGGTGCTCAAATGATCAAAATGTTGGAAGAATCTACTCTTCCAATCGATAAAATTCGCTACCTTGCGTCAGCACGTTCTGCAGGAAATGTCTTGCAATTTAAAGGGCAAGACGTGACCATCGAGGAAACGACTGAAGATGCTTTTGAAGGGGTTGATATTGCTCTCTTCTCAGCTGGTGGTTCAACATCTGCCAAATATGCACCTTATGCGGTAAAAGCAGGCGCAGTAGTGGTTGATAACACTTCTTATTTCCGTCAAAATCCGGATGTACCTTTGGTTGTTCCTGAAGTGAATGCCCATGCTCTTGATGCTCACAACGGAATCATCTCTTGTCCAAACTGTTCAACCATTCAAATGATGGTAGCTCTTGAGCCAGTTCGTCAAAAATGGGGCTTGGACCGTATCATCGTATCTACTTACCAAGCTGTTTCAGGTGCTGGTATGGGAGCTATTCTTGAAACCCAACGTGAGTTGAAAGAAGTCTTAAATGATGGAGTTAATCCACGTGATGTTAAAGCAGAAATCTTACCTTCAGGTGGAGATAAGAAACACTATCCAATCGCCTTCAACGCTCTTCCACAAATTGATGTCTTCACAGATAATGACTACACATACGAAGAAATGAAGATGACAAACGAGACTAAGAAAATTATGGAAGACGATAGCATTGCTGTTTCAGCAACTTGTGTGCGGATTCCAGTCTTGTCAGCTCACTCAGAGTCAGTCTACATTGAAACAAAAGAAGTGGCACCAATTGACGAAGTGAAAGCTGCTATTGCAGAATTTCCAGGTGCAGTCCTTGAAGATGATGTTGCTCACCAAATCTATCCTCAAGCAGTCAATGCTGTAGGTTCACGTGATACCTTCGTTGGACGGATTCGTAGAGACTTGGATGCTGAAAAAGGAATCCACATGTGGGTGGTTTCAGATAACCTCCTTAAAGGAGCTGCTTGGAACTCAGTCCAAATCGCAGAAACCCTTCATGAACGTGGACTCGTACGACCAACAGCTGAATTGAAGTTTGAATTGAAATAG
- the cls gene encoding cardiolipin synthase, giving the protein MTEEQSARLLPQKPSRWAKILLNRKVPILLFFLLELAFLVFSYLSLQEHFPSIILWEHLLSVLTFFYLLNRSMDSRSKLSWVIIIALFPIFGTALLYFSLADLGVRRLKKRLEDATVQASDYLSTDPEVADYLSQSDSQLQKLAYFLEHSPAQFPIYRDTEVTYFPLGDDMLPALLEDLKKAERYIFMEYFIIDEGIMWGEILAILEEKAKAGLDVRVMFDGMNEMTTLSYDYIERLHKVGIKAQTFSPVKPILSTYYNYRDHRKITVIDGQVAYTGGVNIADEYVNKLERFGHWKDTALRLDGSAVQSLKALFLTMWKVTGIEDKTDMEHYLQEKPQKREGQGLVLPYGNSPLTYHKVAENVYLHLLNTSTNYVYIMTPYLILDDELVRAMTFAARRGVDVRIIMPGIADKQYAFDIATTYFKALLDAGVRIFRYTPGFVHAKVYVSDSQQAVVGTINTDYRSLYQNFEDGVYLYNNLEVLKIEEDFEKTQALSEEVTLESLSKMPMAHRLGGYLFSLIGPLM; this is encoded by the coding sequence ATGACTGAAGAACAAAGTGCTAGGCTGTTACCTCAAAAACCCTCCAGATGGGCCAAAATTCTACTTAACCGAAAGGTTCCCATTCTTCTGTTCTTCTTACTGGAATTGGCCTTTCTTGTCTTTTCATATCTCAGTCTACAAGAGCATTTCCCATCCATTATCTTATGGGAACACTTGTTGAGTGTCTTGACCTTCTTTTACTTGCTCAATCGTTCCATGGATTCTCGTTCCAAACTGTCCTGGGTGATTATCATTGCCCTCTTTCCAATTTTTGGGACGGCTCTGCTTTACTTTTCGTTAGCTGATTTGGGTGTGAGACGCTTGAAGAAGCGGCTTGAGGATGCTACAGTGCAGGCATCTGACTATCTAAGCACCGATCCAGAAGTTGCTGATTATTTATCCCAAAGTGATAGCCAATTACAGAAATTAGCTTATTTTCTGGAGCATAGTCCAGCCCAGTTTCCTATCTACAGAGACACAGAGGTCACCTATTTTCCACTTGGAGATGACATGCTACCAGCCTTGTTGGAGGATTTGAAAAAGGCGGAACGTTATATCTTTATGGAATATTTCATTATTGACGAAGGGATCATGTGGGGCGAGATTTTAGCCATTTTGGAGGAGAAGGCCAAGGCAGGTCTGGATGTTCGTGTCATGTTTGATGGGATGAATGAGATGACTACCTTGTCCTACGATTATATCGAGCGATTGCACAAGGTTGGGATAAAAGCTCAGACCTTCTCACCAGTCAAGCCCATTCTATCAACCTATTACAATTACCGAGACCATCGAAAGATTACAGTGATTGATGGTCAAGTTGCTTATACTGGTGGCGTTAATATCGCTGATGAGTATGTCAATAAACTAGAACGCTTTGGTCATTGGAAGGATACGGCCCTTCGATTAGATGGTTCAGCAGTTCAATCGCTGAAAGCTCTCTTTTTGACCATGTGGAAAGTGACTGGAATAGAGGATAAAACGGATATGGAGCACTATCTACAAGAAAAACCTCAAAAAAGAGAGGGTCAAGGCTTGGTTCTTCCTTATGGCAATTCACCGTTGACCTACCACAAGGTTGCAGAAAATGTTTATTTACATCTTCTGAATACATCTACTAATTATGTCTATATCATGACGCCGTATCTGATCTTGGATGATGAATTGGTTCGAGCCATGACATTTGCGGCCAGACGAGGTGTGGATGTTCGTATCATTATGCCAGGGATTGCAGATAAACAGTATGCCTTTGATATTGCGACGACCTATTTTAAAGCCCTCTTGGATGCTGGGGTCCGTATTTTCCGTTATACCCCAGGCTTTGTCCATGCTAAGGTTTATGTTTCTGATAGCCAACAAGCTGTTGTAGGAACCATTAACACAGACTACCGAAGTCTCTATCAAAATTTCGAAGATGGGGTTTATCTCTACAATAATCTGGAAGTGCTTAAAATTGAAGAAGATTTTGAGAAAACCCAGGCTCTCTCAGAGGAAGTTACTCTGGAAAGTTTGTCAAAAATGCCTATGGCTCATCGTCTAGGTGGTTATCTCTTTTCTCTGATTGGACCTTTGATGTAA
- a CDS encoding DNA alkylation repair protein — protein sequence MDTKILLKLLEDQADPAKVPAMEAYMKNKFSFLGVQKPILKKIERDFFKLFIKNPIDWAFVEECWQQPYREFQYIAMDYLDKKKKELRPEDFPKLKELAQTKSWWDSIDQLDLIIGEITFHYPETKQVMLDWSRDQDFWLRRIAIDHQLMRKEKTDTDLLEKVILNNLGQSEFFINKAIGWSLRNYSKVNPDWVGAFIDRYREQLSPLSIREGSKYLPS from the coding sequence ATGGATACAAAAATTCTTTTGAAATTGTTAGAAGACCAAGCTGATCCAGCGAAAGTCCCAGCAATGGAAGCTTATATGAAAAATAAATTCAGCTTTCTTGGCGTTCAAAAACCAATTCTCAAAAAGATTGAAAGAGATTTTTTTAAGCTTTTCATAAAGAATCCAATTGATTGGGCTTTTGTGGAAGAGTGTTGGCAGCAACCCTACCGTGAGTTCCAATATATTGCTATGGATTATCTGGATAAAAAGAAGAAGGAGCTTAGACCTGAAGATTTTCCAAAGCTAAAGGAATTGGCTCAAACCAAATCATGGTGGGACAGTATAGATCAATTGGACCTTATCATCGGAGAGATTACTTTTCACTATCCAGAAACAAAGCAGGTTATGCTGGATTGGAGTAGGGATCAGGACTTTTGGTTGAGGCGGATTGCCATTGATCACCAGCTTATGAGGAAAGAAAAAACAGATACGGATTTGTTAGAAAAAGTGATCCTCAATAATCTAGGTCAAAGCGAGTTCTTTATAAATAAGGCAATCGGCTGGAGTTTACGCAATTATTCTAAGGTTAATCCGGATTGGGTAGGGGCCTTTATCGACCGCTATCGAGAGCAGTTATCTCCTTTGAGTATTCGAGAAGGAAGCAAGTACCTACCTTCTTGA
- the dapA gene encoding 4-hydroxy-tetrahydrodipicolinate synthase: MSYNDLKDCKIITAFITPFHEDGTINFDALPALIEHLLAHHTDGILLAGTTAESPTLTHDEELQLFAAVQKIVNGRVPLIAGVGTNETRDSIEFVKEVDAFGGFAAGLAIVPYYNKPSQEGMYQHFKAIADASNLPIIIYNIPGRVVVEMTPETMLRLAEHPNIIGVKECTTLANMAYLIEHKPEEFLIYTGEDGDAFHAMNLGADGVISVASHTNGDEMHEMFQAIEHNDIKKAAAIQRQFIPKVNALFSYPSPAPVKAVLNYMGFEAGPTRLPLVPAPAEEAKRIIKVVVDGDYHATKEIITGVLRPDY, encoded by the coding sequence ATGTCTTATAATGATTTGAAAGATTGTAAAATCATCACTGCATTTATCACTCCCTTCCATGAAGATGGAACCATTAATTTTGACGCTCTTCCTGCCTTGATCGAGCACCTCTTGGCACATCATACAGATGGGATTCTCTTAGCTGGAACGACTGCAGAAAGTCCAACTCTGACCCACGATGAGGAATTGCAACTCTTTGCGGCCGTTCAAAAGATTGTCAATGGACGGGTCCCTTTGATCGCTGGTGTCGGAACCAATGAAACCCGTGACTCGATTGAGTTCGTTAAAGAAGTGGATGCTTTTGGTGGCTTTGCAGCAGGATTGGCTATCGTCCCTTACTACAATAAACCATCCCAAGAAGGAATGTATCAACACTTTAAAGCGATTGCGGATGCATCTAATCTTCCGATTATTATCTACAATATTCCAGGGCGCGTGGTAGTAGAAATGACACCTGAAACCATGCTTCGTTTGGCAGAGCACCCAAATATCATCGGGGTCAAAGAGTGTACAACCCTTGCTAATATGGCCTATTTGATTGAACACAAGCCAGAAGAATTTCTCATCTATACAGGGGAAGATGGAGATGCTTTCCATGCGATGAACCTTGGAGCTGATGGAGTGATCTCAGTGGCTTCTCATACAAATGGAGATGAAATGCATGAGATGTTCCAAGCGATTGAACACAACGATATTAAAAAGGCTGCGGCTATCCAACGTCAATTTATCCCTAAAGTCAATGCTCTCTTCTCTTATCCAAGCCCAGCTCCTGTCAAAGCTGTCTTAAACTATATGGGCTTTGAAGCAGGGCCAACTCGTTTGCCATTGGTGCCAGCACCGGCAGAAGAAGCGAAACGTATCATCAAGGTTGTAGTAGATGGGGATTACCATGCTACTAAAGAGATCATTACGGGAGTCCTTCGTCCGGATTATTAA
- a CDS encoding DUF3137 domain-containing protein, whose translation MGDFYHSNDSASTDYSQKIEDLENSKQFQDAIGLIREQMKNNLQWNVLRSFGIICAILSLILLRFAAIPLILLVVGLYYWPQYKKRKALFGDRIRSNDEIYLDDILSPVLKEVFPKASIKEDGSIPSEALSHLCPRSTDFLCFKELSFHDDKELTVSNLYAHHTETRYRTSNGHTRTEHVEVTDFLGQVFSLCLPINFSGHLRVVPTKKSFLFKREVNGVYPGARGDEVQIETEDIRNNENYNIYCTDELSARKFLTPKMLEWFDRQISQNAMCVFLKDKKLFISLYTDRYIFPTPQKPEDIDQLSLVSEYHKLCKELALIKEITAIFEGEAS comes from the coding sequence TTGGGAGATTTCTATCATTCTAATGATTCAGCATCTACAGACTATTCGCAGAAAATTGAGGATCTTGAAAACTCCAAACAATTTCAGGATGCCATCGGATTGATTCGAGAACAGATGAAGAACAATCTTCAGTGGAATGTTTTGCGATCTTTTGGTATTATTTGCGCCATACTGTCTCTCATTTTATTGCGTTTTGCAGCTATTCCTTTGATCCTTTTAGTTGTTGGTTTGTATTATTGGCCACAATATAAAAAAAGAAAAGCCTTGTTTGGGGATCGAATTCGTTCGAACGATGAAATCTATCTTGATGATATCTTGTCGCCTGTATTAAAGGAAGTTTTTCCTAAGGCTTCGATCAAAGAGGACGGTTCCATCCCTTCTGAAGCTCTCTCGCATTTATGTCCTCGGTCGACTGATTTTCTGTGTTTCAAAGAGCTATCATTTCATGATGACAAAGAGCTGACGGTGTCAAATCTCTATGCCCATCATACAGAGACTCGTTACCGGACATCTAATGGTCATACGAGGACGGAACATGTGGAAGTTACAGATTTCCTTGGACAAGTGTTCTCTTTATGTCTACCGATCAATTTCTCGGGTCATCTTCGGGTGGTTCCGACCAAGAAATCATTTCTTTTTAAGAGGGAGGTGAATGGGGTTTATCCTGGAGCCAGAGGGGATGAAGTTCAGATTGAAACAGAGGATATTCGCAATAACGAAAATTACAATATCTACTGCACGGATGAACTGTCTGCCCGTAAATTTCTCACCCCTAAGATGTTGGAATGGTTTGATCGACAAATTTCTCAAAATGCCATGTGTGTATTTTTGAAAGACAAGAAACTATTTATTTCTTTGTATACCGATCGCTATATCTTTCCGACGCCCCAAAAACCGGAAGATATTGATCAACTATCTTTGGTATCTGAATATCATAAATTATGCAAAGAACTAGCTTTAATTAAGGAAATAACAGCAATTTTTGAAGGAGAAGCATCATGA
- a CDS encoding ROK family protein, with product MLFTIDIGGTFIKYGLMDADYQLVHTDKISTPSTIEEFWQGLEEIVAPVREEIEGIAISCPGEIQKSLGFVFRGGLIPYLRGIPLASRLERTFQVPVTVLNDGEAAGLAEARLGNLKACPCGATLVLGTGVGLALLSNGDLLRGWQLTEYIRSIDKTERKPENRRFHRELFLQGISNLLENTGSAVQFIEKASHILNLEKADGVAVFKALDQEGHAELTSLFQAYCHDIAILIFNLQSLLLLEKVTIGGGISSQPLLIDEINHQYHDLLSQKGHKQFEALPIQSARFHNESNLIGAASYFYSSTNEKKF from the coding sequence ATGCTATTTACCATCGATATCGGAGGAACCTTTATAAAGTATGGTCTGATGGATGCGGACTATCAATTGGTTCATACAGACAAGATTTCAACACCATCTACGATTGAGGAGTTTTGGCAAGGATTAGAAGAAATCGTTGCTCCTGTACGGGAAGAAATCGAGGGAATCGCCATTTCATGCCCTGGTGAGATCCAAAAGAGCCTTGGCTTTGTCTTTCGAGGTGGTCTCATTCCATATTTGCGCGGCATTCCTCTAGCAAGTAGACTCGAACGAACATTTCAAGTCCCTGTCACTGTTCTCAATGATGGAGAAGCTGCTGGTCTAGCGGAAGCAAGGCTTGGTAACCTAAAAGCTTGTCCTTGCGGTGCGACCCTGGTCTTAGGGACAGGAGTTGGCCTTGCTCTTCTTTCTAACGGTGACCTATTGAGAGGATGGCAACTGACAGAATACATTCGGTCTATTGATAAGACAGAAAGAAAACCAGAAAATCGCCGCTTTCATCGCGAACTTTTTTTGCAAGGCATTTCCAATCTTTTGGAAAACACCGGTTCTGCTGTTCAATTTATTGAGAAAGCTAGTCACATCTTGAACCTAGAAAAGGCAGATGGTGTAGCTGTTTTCAAGGCTCTTGATCAAGAGGGCCATGCGGAGCTGACATCCTTGTTTCAGGCCTATTGCCATGATATTGCAATTCTGATTTTTAATCTTCAATCTTTGCTGTTACTTGAGAAGGTGACAATTGGAGGAGGCATTAGTAGCCAACCACTACTAATCGATGAAATCAATCACCAATACCATGACCTGCTCTCTCAAAAAGGGCATAAACAATTTGAGGCCTTGCCCATCCAATCGGCTCGCTTCCATAATGAAAGTAACTTGATTGGTGCCGCATCTTACTTTTATTCATCTACAAATGAAAAAAAGTTCTAG
- a CDS encoding LemA family protein, whose amino-acid sequence MNLIIGIILLFLALLAIWFISVGNRLNRYLVTIEESKRTVDIVLVKRYDTISEMLKVAKAYAKHEQEIFTDLVALRQGATIQESNQVITNQNDVLAQIRAVGENYPELLSSNQFLALQKEIADENEDLAAAKRIVNSNVSHINQEIVSFPASIVAGVKGIHQVPFLAEETQGKKDLSDLNYDLN is encoded by the coding sequence ATGAATCTCATTATTGGAATCATCCTATTATTTCTTGCCCTATTGGCCATTTGGTTTATTAGTGTAGGAAATCGCCTCAATCGTTATCTAGTAACCATCGAAGAATCAAAGAGAACGGTTGATATCGTTCTCGTAAAACGCTATGATACCATTTCGGAAATGCTAAAAGTAGCCAAAGCCTATGCCAAACACGAGCAAGAGATTTTTACTGATTTAGTTGCTTTACGCCAAGGAGCGACTATTCAAGAATCCAACCAAGTCATTACCAATCAAAATGATGTCTTGGCACAAATTCGTGCAGTCGGTGAAAACTATCCAGAGCTCTTGTCTTCTAACCAATTCTTGGCCTTGCAAAAGGAAATTGCTGACGAAAATGAAGATCTTGCTGCAGCGAAGCGAATTGTCAACAGTAATGTCAGCCATATCAATCAAGAAATTGTTTCCTTTCCGGCGTCTATCGTAGCAGGTGTAAAGGGGATCCATCAAGTTCCATTTCTTGCTGAAGAAACACAAGGTAAGAAAGATTTAAGTGACTTGAACTATGACCTGAACTAA
- a CDS encoding ribonuclease HII: MATIKEIKEQLANIQRLDDPLLAELEQDSRSGVIQAIAKRKRELQKQVDEDLRLEKMLAYEKELYTQGIQLIAGVDEVGRGPLAGPVVAAAVILPEDCKISGLNDSKKIPKSKHKEIYEAVLQNAVAIGIGIKDNQVIDQVNIYEATKLAMMEAIGQLEPQPQHLLIDAMKLDLPIPQTSIIKGDANSLSIAAASIVAKVTRDQMMEEFDREYPGYDFAQNAGYGTVKHLAGLDKLGVTPIHRRSFEPIKSMCED; this comes from the coding sequence ATGGCAACCATTAAGGAAATTAAAGAACAATTAGCAAACATCCAGCGGTTAGACGATCCTTTATTGGCTGAATTGGAACAGGATAGCCGATCTGGTGTGATCCAAGCGATCGCAAAACGAAAACGCGAACTCCAAAAACAAGTGGATGAAGACTTGCGTTTGGAAAAAATGCTAGCCTATGAGAAAGAACTTTATACTCAAGGGATTCAGCTTATTGCAGGTGTGGATGAAGTAGGGAGAGGTCCTCTGGCTGGCCCTGTCGTCGCAGCAGCCGTCATTCTGCCGGAAGATTGTAAGATTTCAGGACTCAACGATAGTAAAAAGATTCCAAAATCCAAACACAAGGAAATCTATGAGGCTGTGCTCCAAAACGCCGTTGCGATCGGAATCGGCATCAAGGACAATCAAGTGATTGATCAGGTTAATATCTATGAAGCTACGAAGCTAGCCATGATGGAAGCTATTGGTCAGCTAGAGCCTCAACCCCAGCATCTTTTGATTGATGCCATGAAGTTAGATCTTCCGATTCCCCAAACTAGTATCATCAAAGGGGATGCCAACTCCTTATCCATTGCTGCAGCATCCATCGTAGCTAAGGTAACTCGGGATCAGATGATGGAAGAGTTTGATCGAGAATATCCAGGTTATGATTTTGCTCAGAACGCTGGCTATGGGACGGTTAAGCATCTGGCTGGCCTCGACAAGCTGGGAGTGACACCTATTCATCGGCGTTCATTTGAACCTATCAAATCAATGTGTGAGGATTAG
- a CDS encoding ATP cone domain-containing protein: MEVIKRSGEVVEFNPDKIYQAILKAAQVVYVLTDDLRQNLAQVTKKVAMDLDEAQVERATISMIQSLVEQRLLGAGYITIAEHYISYRLQRDLERSGYGDHIAVHLHFEQIR, translated from the coding sequence ATGGAAGTCATTAAACGTAGTGGAGAAGTGGTTGAATTCAACCCAGATAAAATTTACCAAGCTATTTTGAAAGCTGCGCAAGTTGTCTATGTTTTGACAGATGATTTGCGACAAAACCTAGCTCAAGTGACCAAGAAAGTTGCTATGGATTTGGATGAAGCCCAAGTAGAACGCGCAACCATCAGTATGATCCAATCATTAGTGGAACAACGTTTGCTGGGAGCGGGTTATATTACCATTGCAGAACACTACATTTCTTATCGCTTGCAACGTGATTTGGAACGGAGTGGCTATGGTGATCATATCGCCGTGCATTTGCATTTTGAGCAAATTCGCTAG